A region of Anoplopoma fimbria isolate UVic2021 breed Golden Eagle Sablefish chromosome 24, Afim_UVic_2022, whole genome shotgun sequence DNA encodes the following proteins:
- the vtnb gene encoding vitronectin b: protein MKPAVALLGLVLLLDTTFAAEKSCVGRCGSFDPQTKCQCDTMCVYYGSCCGDFDVICPKKTARGDTFEEADEVTEALTTITENPTLLPTFNTVAATVTAPPTFIKTQGSAPSVVPDAAACSGRPFDAFLQLKNGSIYAFRGEYFFELDDKSVLPGFPKLIEDVWGIPGPVDAAFTRINCQGKSYIFKGKQYWRFDGDVLDADYPRDISVGFDGIPNDVDASFTIPAPSHRGKEKAYFFKGDNYYQYAFKHQPSHEECVLMSRTSPSVLFTRYTDLFCDQTWEDFFTELFESSISSYQTGPRLTSRDWQGVSPPVDAAMVGRVYLSPKPTPSSPPPARRRSSRKRRPSRKRAQRRRQSRHVLLDDLWGYDDWFAYSDYSDSFEESPTQQYKSTPVQNVYFFKKDKYYRVDLQTKRVDSANPPYPRSIAKYWLGCKQEETPDASRAEKR from the exons ATGAAGCCAGCAGTGGCTCTACTGGGCCTCGTCCTCCTGCTGGACACCACCTTTGCTGCAGAAA AGTCCTGTGTGGGTCGCTGTGGCTCCTTCGACCCGCAGACAAAATGCCAGTGTGACACCATGTGTGTGTACTATGGGAGCTGCTGTGGGGACTTTGACGTCATCTGCCCTAAAAAAA CTGCTCGTGGCGATACCTTCGAGGAAGCAGATGAAGTAACAGAAGCATTGACGACTATCACAGAAAATCCAACGCTCCTGCCAACTTTCAACACAGTTGCAGCTACTGTAACTGCCCCTCCCACATTTATCAAGACACAAGGGTCTGCACCCTCTGTAGTCCCTGACGCAGCGGCCTGCAGTGGACGACCTTTTGATGCTTTTCTGCAGCTGAAGAATGGCTCGATATATGCTTTTAGAG GTGAATATTTCTTTGAGTTGGATGACAAATCCGTACTTCCTGGCTTCCCAAAACTCATCGAGGATGTGTGGGGGATCCCTGGACCCGTAGACGCCGCATTCACACGCATCAACTGCCAGGGAAAATCGTACATCTTTAAG GGGAAACAGTACTGGAGGTTTGACGGCGATGTTCTGGATGCGGACTATCCGCGGGACATTTCAGTTGGCTTTGATGGCATACCAAATGACGTCGATGCCTCTTTCACCATACCAGCACCAAGTCACCGCGGCAAAGAGAAAGCCTACTTTTTCAAAG GGGACAATTATTACCAGTATGCGTTCAAGCACCAGCCTTCCCATGAGGAGTGCGTCCTGATGAGCAGGACCTCACCCTCTGTGCTGTTCACACGATACACAGACCTCTTCTGCGATCAGACATGGGAGGATTTCTTCACCGAGCTCTTTGAAAGTTCCA TAAGCAGTTACCAAACAGGCCCTCGCCTAACCAGTAGGGACTGGCAGGGCGTCAGTCCTCCTGTAGATGCTGCCATGGTGGGACGAGTCTACCTCAGCCCCAAACCCACgccatcttctcctccaccagcGAGGAGGCGCAGCAGTCGGAAGAGGAGGCCCAGCAGGAAGCGAGCCCAGCGAAGAAGGCAGAGTCGCCACGTGTTGCTTGATGATTTGTGGGGTTATGATGATTGGTTTGCCTACAGCGACTACAGCGACAGCTTTGAGGAGAGCCCAACGCAGCAGTACAAAAGTACCCCCGTTCAAAATGTGTACTTTTTCAAGAAAG ATAAATACTACAGAGTGGATCTGCAGACAAAACGTGTGGACTCTGCCAACCCTCCCTACCCACGATCCATTGCGAAATACTGGCTGGGCTGCAAGCAGGAAGAGACACCTGATGCATCACGGGCAGAGAAGAGATAG